From Triticum urartu cultivar G1812 chromosome 2, Tu2.1, whole genome shotgun sequence, a single genomic window includes:
- the LOC125534588 gene encoding WAT1-related protein At5g64700-like, which produces MSYKVCLKLFVHALYGMSAPFNISCVGLKYASAASASAVINLLPVLTFILALLLGMESLQIKRFHGIMKVSGIVLCAAGVTVLTLYQGPELKSVVHYHLFHHASQVDTHPSRSWILGILLQSLATVLFALWTVFQGPLLEEYPSILLNTSLQLVFATVQSFFMALVMERDFSRWKLSLDVGLVAIVYCGVFVSALVNYLQIWVIGRCGPVFLSMTVPLTLVITVILSLLIGEPVSLGSVISGALMVGGLYNVLWGKSIEQVALCKQGGSRENGSCFDLEEQESGAPVPAAHDSIKPVPDSKERTDAPK; this is translated from the exons ATGTCATACAAAGTCTGTCTGAAGCTATTTGTGCATGCATTATATGG GATGTCTGCTCCTTTTAACATATCATGTGTTGGCCTCAAATATGCTTCAGCAGCTTCTGCTTCTGCAGTAATCAATCTCCTGCCAGTTTTAACTTTTATTTTGGCTCTTCTGTTGGG AATGGAGTCTTTGCAAATAAAGCGCTTCCATGGGATTATGAAAGTTTCTGGTATAGTTCTTTGTGCGGCTGGTGTTACTGTACTAACGTTATACCAAGGACCAGAGCTCAAATCTGTTGTCCATTACCATCTTTTTCACCACGCGAGTCAAGTTGATACTCATCCCTCAAGGAGCTGGATATTGGGAATTCTCCTGCAGTCTCTTGCGACTGTATTGTTTGCTCTTTGGACAGTGTTTCAG GGCCCATTGCTGGAGGAGTATCCATCCATACTGCTTAACACTAGCCTTCAGCTTGTCTTTGCGACTGTTCAATCTTTTTTTATGGCTCTAGTGATGGAGAGAGACTTTTCAAGATGGAAGCTGAGCTTGGATGTAGGGCTTGTCGCTATCGTCTATTGT GGTGTATTTGTTTCCGCATTGGTAAATTACCTGCAAATCTGGGTAATCGGCAGGTGCGGCCCAGTATTCCTGTCCATGACAGTGCCCCTAACTTTGGTTATCACGGTCATTCTGTCACTACTCATAGGAGAACCGGTCAGCCTTGGAAG TGTAATTAGTGGAGCGCTGATGGTTGGTGGTCTGTACAATGTTCTCTGGGGGAAGAGTATAGAGCAAGTAGCTCTCTGCAAGCAAGGAGGTAGCAGAGAAAACGGATCATGCTTCGATTTGGAGGAACAAGAAAGCGGTGCACCAGTTCCAGCAGCGCATGATTCAATCAAGCCAGTGCCTGATTCGAAAGAGAGGACTGATGCACCCAAATGA
- the LOC125534589 gene encoding elicitor-responsive protein 3-like, which yields MVRGKLEVLLVSAKGLDDSDFFNSMDPYVILTCRSHEQKSTVASGAGSEPEWNETFFFAVSGDAPELRVKIMDSDALSADDLVGEACIPLEAVLQEGSLPPAVHRVVKDEEYRGEIKIALTFTPAEENEEEESYGGWNQST from the exons aTGGTGCGCGGGAAGCTGGAGGTGCTGCTCGTCTCCGCCAAGGGCCTCGACGACTCCGATTTCTTCA ATAGCATGGACCCGTACGTGATCCTCACCTGCCGCAGCCACGAGCAGAAAAGCACCGTCGCATCAG GAGCAGGGAGCGAGCCTGAGTGGAACGAgaccttcttcttcgccgtctccGGCGACGCTCCGGAGCTCAGGGTCAAGATCATGGACAGTGACGCCCTCTCGGCCGACGACCTCGTCGGAGAAGCATG TATCCCGCTGGAGGCTGTGCTCCAGGAGGGCAGCCTGCCGCCGGCCGTGCACCGGGTCGTCAAGGACGAGGAGTACCGCGGGGAGATCAAGATCGCGCTCACCTTCACCCCGGCAGAG gaaaacgaggaggaggagagctACGGCGGCTGGAATCAGTCCACCTGA